In Alosa alosa isolate M-15738 ecotype Scorff River chromosome 23, AALO_Geno_1.1, whole genome shotgun sequence, a single window of DNA contains:
- the slitrk6 gene encoding SLIT and NTRK-like protein 6, translating into MLACVLLLCSVFVLASSQDVGASVTTTGGSCGSLCSCEERDGVLYMNCEKRNISRISQIKVPSTLPFHLNLYRNDLVELQAEDMDNFKNAITLHLGGNSIQELEPGVFAALGSLKKLHINSNFLVMLREDTFQGLVNLEYLQADTNSIQVVEPGAFSKLVRLKVLILNDNAIEFLPANIFRFVPLTHLDLRGNRLQTLPYVGFLEHIGRIMELLLEDNDWVCDCEILYLKIWIENMRSQSSIGEVVCSNPLHLRGNILTKVKRDVLCPSHADINLEEPSKSLDMVVTPSSKVAQIPEAKDDAKIPTPAQVPEMSCIPQCSCHNHPIAGFLIHCQDRGIQRISDLGVLQQSPTKLVLTGNMIQRLLKYDFVTYDSLELLNLANNQIDYVENETFLSLSNLKKLYLNGNRIEKLTPTMFVGLHNLEYLYLEYNMIKDIQPGTFNPLPNLKLLSINNNQLSTLPAQIFRNVPLTKLNLRKNLFMHLSVSNVLDQLDALEQIYLEDNPWDCSCDLVSLKQWVEKLDKDTIIGTILCQTPKKAAKADLRTLRTEVLCPGLVTYYSLPTDTDSIQTTIAPNGQAQGFFNSLMDTVPLSVLILSLLVLFLTVIFCAAGVAVFVLHRRRRRTKKKQAEEQPRESSPIHLHYSMYGQKTTHHVAAPRHSTGMYDETSHSPVIQVCRNPTYCAQHKDYESEHEYDQDDAKHHLCHSILDKESHSPLSGGGGPPHLKFKAWTEYPTEFVTLGDTSALYKNVLERERELQQLSITEYLRKNISQLQPGLDMQVPGHHKELKLMETLMYTRPRKVMVEQTKNEYFELKANLHTEPDYLEVLEHQTAFK; encoded by the coding sequence ATGCTGGCCTGCGTTCTGCTTCTCTGCTCAGTTTTCGTCCTTGCCAGTTCTCAAGACGTCGGGGCCTCTGTGACCACAACGGGTGGATCTTGCGGGTCGCTGTGTTCCTGTGAAGAGCGCGACGGAGTTTTATATATGAACTGCGAGAAGAGAAACATTAGCAGGATATCGCAAATCAAAGTGCCATCCACTTTGCCTTTCCATTTGAATCTGTACAGAAACGACCTAGTGGAGTTGCAGGCCGAGGACATGGACAACTTCAAGAATGCGATCACATTGCACCTGGGCGGCAATAGCATTCAGGAGCTGGAGCCAGGAGTGTTCGCCGCCCTGGGCTCCCTGAAGAAACTGCACATCAACAGCAATTTCCTGGTCATGCTGCGGGAGGACACATTTCAGGGCCTGGTGAATTTGGAGTACCTCCAGGCGGACACAAACTCCATCCAAGTGGTGGAGCCAGGGGCCTTCAGCAAGCTCGTCCGCCTCAAAGTCCTGATCCTCAACGACAACGCCATCGAGTTCCTTCCCGCCAACATCTTCCGCTTCGTGCCCCTGACCCACTTGGACCTCCGCGGCAACCGCTTGCAGACGCTGCCCTACGTCGGCTTCCTGGAGCACATCGGACGCATCAtggagctgctgctggaggACAACGACTGGGTGTGCGACTGCGAGATCCTCTACCTGAAGATCTGGATCGAGAACATGCGCTCGCAGTCGTCCATTGGCGAAGTGGTGTGCAGTAACCCGCTCCACCTCCGGGGGAACATTTTGACGAAAGTGAAACGCGACGTGCTGTGCCCGTCTCACGCGGACATCAACCTTGAAGAGCCATCCAAGTCCCTTGATATGGTGGTGACACCATCGTCTAAAGTAGCCCAAATACCTGAGGCCAAAGATGACGCAAAGATTCCAACACCAGCTCAAGTTCCCGAGATGTCTTGCATCCCCCAGTGTTCCTGTCACAATCATCCCATCGCGGGGTTTTTAATCCACTGTCAAGACAGAGGCATCCAAAGGATATCTGATCTTGGAGTACTTCAACAAAGCCCCACCAAACTTGTTCTGACTGGAAACATGATACAAAGGCTCTTGAAGTATGACTTTGTTACATATGATAGCCTAGAACTGCTAAACTTGGCAAACAACCAAATTGATTACGTTGAGAATGAGACATTCCTGAGTTTGAGTAATTTAAAGAAATTATATCTGAATGGCAACAGAATAGAGAAATTGACCCCAACTATGTTTGTTGGCCTCCACAACCTTGAGTACCTTTATTTGGAATATAATATGATTAAAGACATTCAACCAGGCACGTTCAATCCACTGCCAAATCTGAAACTGCTGTCCATAAATAACAACCAGTTAAGCACACTTCCTGCACAGATCTTCCGGAATGTTCCCCTTACGAAACTAAACCTTCGGAAGAATCTGTTCATGCACCTGTCTGTGAGCAATGTGCTCGACCAACTTGATGCCCTCGAGCAGATTTACCTCGAGGACAACCCATGGGACTGCAGCTGTGACTTAGTCAGCCTCAAGCAATGGGTCGAGAAACTGGACAAGGATACGATCATAGGCACCATCCTGTGCCAAACGCCCAAGAAGGCGGCCAAGGCCGATCTTAGGACCCTAAGGACCGAGGTCTTGTGCCCGGGCCTGGTCACTTACTACTCCTTGCCTACGGATACAGACAGCATCCAGACAACCATTGCACCAAACGGCCAAGCTCAGGGGTTCTTCAACTCCCTGATGGACACCGTTCCCCTGTCGGTGTTGATCCTGAGCCTCCTCGTCCTCTTCTTGACGGTCATCTTCTGTGCGGCCGGCGTGGCCGTGTTTGTGCTGCACCGGCGCCGCCGGCGGACCAAGAAGAAGCAGGCGGAGGAGCAGCCGCGCGAGAGCAGCCCCATCCACCTCCACTACAGCATGTATGGCCAGAAGACCACGCACCACGTGGCCGCCCCGCGCCACAGCACCGGCATGTACGACGAGACCTCGCACAGCCCCGTCATCCAGGTGTGCCGCAACCCCACCTACTGCGCCCAGCACAAGGACTACGAGTCAGAGCACGAGTACGACCAGGACGACGCCAAGCACCACCTGTGCCACAGCATCCTGGACAAGGAGAGCCACTCGCCGCTGAGCGGCGGTGGGGGGCCGCCCCACCTCAAGTTCAAGGCGTGGACGGAGTACCCGACCGAGTTCGTGACCCTGGGGGACACGAGCGCTCTGTACAAGAACGTCCTGGAGAGGGAGCGGGAGCTGCAGCAGCTGAGCATCACGGAGTACCTCAGGAAGAACATCTCCCAGCTGCAGCCAGGGCTGGACATGCAGGTCCCCGGGCACCACAAGGAGCTCAAGCTCATGGAGACGCTCATGTACACCCGGCCCAGGAAGGTCATGGTGGAGCAGACTAAAAACGAGTACTTTGAACTCAAAGCGAACCTTCACACGGAGCCCGACTACTTGGAAGTACTGGAGCACCAAACAGCTTTCAAGTGA